In Pseudomonas asiatica, the following are encoded in one genomic region:
- a CDS encoding CvfB family protein: MALLGRYNSLQIVKHVDFGLYLDGGADGEILLPGRYIPKNAETEVDDWLNVFIYLDSEDQLIATTEKPKVQVGEFASLKVKDINGAGIFLDWGLSKDLLMPYSEEARPLKIGDYCVVHVYLDKRTRRITATSRLDRYLDRTPADYQVGQPVELLVAGETPMGFKAIINNRHWGLIHKNEVFKFLRSGMHEKGFIKEVRADGKIALSLQPVGAALADSLQEQIMARLEAEGGVLGVCDKSDPALISKLFNVSKGNFKKAIGGLFKQGRIVIHDDRIEKA, encoded by the coding sequence ATGGCTCTGCTTGGGCGTTACAACAGTTTGCAAATCGTGAAACACGTGGACTTCGGCCTGTACCTGGACGGCGGCGCCGACGGCGAGATCCTGCTGCCCGGGCGCTACATCCCGAAAAACGCCGAAACCGAAGTGGATGACTGGCTGAACGTGTTCATCTACCTGGACAGCGAAGACCAGCTGATCGCCACCACCGAGAAGCCCAAGGTGCAGGTTGGCGAGTTCGCCAGCCTCAAGGTCAAGGATATCAACGGTGCCGGCATCTTCCTCGACTGGGGCCTGTCCAAGGACCTGCTGATGCCGTACTCGGAAGAGGCGCGGCCGCTGAAAATCGGCGACTACTGCGTGGTACACGTGTATCTCGACAAGCGCACCCGCCGCATCACCGCCACCTCACGCCTGGACCGCTACCTGGACCGTACCCCGGCGGACTACCAGGTGGGCCAGCCGGTCGAGCTGCTGGTGGCCGGCGAGACACCGATGGGATTCAAGGCGATCATCAACAACCGCCACTGGGGCCTGATCCACAAGAACGAGGTGTTCAAGTTCCTGCGCTCGGGCATGCACGAGAAGGGCTTTATCAAGGAAGTGCGCGCGGACGGCAAGATCGCCTTGAGCCTGCAACCGGTGGGTGCTGCCCTGGCCGACAGCCTGCAGGAGCAGATCATGGCGCGCCTGGAGGCCGAAGGTGGGGTGCTGGGGGTGTGCGACAAGAGCGACCCGGCGCTGATCAGCAAGCTGTTCAACGTCAGCAAGGGCAACTTCAAGAAGGCCATTGGCGGGCTGTTCAAGCAGGGCCGCATCGTCATCCATGACGATCGCATCGAAAAGGCCTGA
- a CDS encoding DMT family transporter: protein MSVFSKASVASAATTSLFVLLWSSGAIVSKLGLAHASPFAFLLLRSALALAGLLLIGPLLGLRWPRSRGAILRALGTGCVLLGAYQIFYLLALDTHVTPGIMATVMGVQPILTVVLMERQRSWSRLFGLGLGLGGLIMVVYQGINLGGVSLAGMLFALLALASMTFGSILQKRITDNPMGTLPLQYLAGFAMCALFAPLQPLHVAWTGGFVGALLWMGLVVSLLATLLLYRLIAKGNLVNVTSLFYLVPAVTAVMDLLIFGNRLAPLSLLGMGLIVVGLLFVFRKPAARLAEA from the coding sequence ATGTCTGTCTTTAGCAAAGCATCCGTGGCCTCGGCGGCCACTACCAGCCTGTTCGTCCTGCTGTGGAGCAGCGGGGCGATCGTCTCCAAGCTCGGCCTGGCGCATGCCAGCCCGTTTGCCTTCCTGCTGTTGCGCTCGGCGCTGGCCCTGGCCGGGCTGCTGTTGATCGGCCCGTTGCTGGGGCTGCGCTGGCCGCGCAGTCGCGGGGCCATCCTGCGGGCCCTGGGCACTGGCTGTGTGCTGCTCGGCGCTTACCAGATCTTCTACCTGCTGGCGCTCGATACCCATGTCACCCCCGGCATCATGGCCACGGTGATGGGGGTACAACCGATCCTGACCGTGGTGCTGATGGAGCGCCAGCGCTCCTGGAGCCGCTTGTTCGGCCTCGGGTTGGGGCTTGGCGGGTTGATCATGGTGGTCTACCAGGGCATCAACCTGGGCGGGGTATCGCTGGCGGGGATGTTGTTCGCCTTGCTGGCGCTGGCCAGCATGACCTTCGGCTCGATCCTGCAGAAGCGCATCACCGACAACCCCATGGGCACGCTGCCGCTGCAGTACCTGGCCGGCTTTGCCATGTGCGCGCTGTTCGCGCCGCTGCAGCCGCTGCATGTGGCGTGGACTGGCGGTTTCGTCGGCGCGCTGCTGTGGATGGGGCTGGTGGTCTCGCTGCTGGCGACCCTGCTGCTTTACCGGCTGATCGCCAAGGGTAACCTGGTCAATGTCACCAGCCTGTTCTACCTGGTGCCAGCGGTGACCGCGGTGATGGACCTGCTGATCTTCGGTAACCGCCTGGCGCCGCTCAGCCTGCTGGGCATGGGGCTGATCGTGGTGGGCCTGCTGTTCGTGTTCCGCAAGCCCGCCGCGCGCCTGGCCGAGGCGTAG
- the pvdO gene encoding dihydropyoverdine dehydrogenase — translation MNVSAWLYRPAQITCLLLVSAYAHAAKPGDVFKDCKDCPEMVVLPAGSYVMGAPDDEVGRQPDEGPLHTVTFAKPFAMSRYQVTAGELDAYIKATGTVIKSGDDRPDRWCEASKPSYKQGPRQPAVCIDYDEVQAYTRWLAETTGKPYRMVSEAEREYAARAGSSGPFPFPFDEPGKYEISKHANTYGPKDGYTFTAPVGSYPPNAFGLYDMHGNVYEWVADCYHDSYEGAPTDGSAWIQDPKCIRAHMRGNDWGEPPIFSRSANRNDRLKTTRGDFLGFRVAREL, via the coding sequence ATGAACGTATCCGCCTGGCTCTACCGGCCAGCCCAGATCACCTGCCTGCTGCTGGTCAGCGCCTACGCCCACGCCGCCAAGCCCGGCGACGTGTTCAAAGACTGCAAGGACTGCCCCGAAATGGTCGTGCTGCCCGCCGGCAGCTACGTGATGGGGGCCCCTGACGACGAAGTCGGCCGCCAGCCCGACGAGGGCCCGCTGCACACCGTGACCTTCGCCAAGCCCTTCGCGATGAGCCGCTATCAGGTCACCGCCGGCGAACTGGACGCCTATATCAAGGCCACCGGCACCGTCATCAAGAGCGGCGACGACCGCCCCGACCGCTGGTGCGAAGCCAGCAAGCCCAGCTACAAGCAAGGTCCCCGCCAGCCGGCGGTATGCATCGACTACGACGAAGTACAGGCCTACACCCGATGGCTGGCTGAAACCACCGGCAAGCCATACCGCATGGTCAGCGAAGCCGAACGCGAATATGCCGCCCGTGCCGGTTCCAGCGGCCCGTTCCCCTTCCCCTTCGACGAACCGGGCAAATACGAGATCAGCAAACACGCCAATACCTATGGACCCAAGGACGGTTACACCTTCACCGCCCCGGTGGGCAGCTACCCGCCCAATGCCTTCGGCCTGTACGACATGCACGGCAACGTCTACGAATGGGTCGCCGACTGCTACCACGACAGCTACGAAGGCGCCCCCACCGACGGCAGTGCCTGGATCCAGGACCCCAAGTGCATCCGCGCGCACATGCGCGGCAACGACTGGGGCGAGCCCCCGATCTTCTCCCGCTCGGCCAACCGCAACGACCGCCTCAAGACCACCCGCGGTGACTTCCTCGGCTTTCGCGTAGCACGCGAACTGTGA
- the aceK gene encoding bifunctional isocitrate dehydrogenase kinase/phosphatase — protein MPQPWPAVEIARTILAGFDDYRDHFQRITLGARQRFEQARWQDIQRAAAARINLYEEKVAEVNGWLRQSFAEDVLLDVEQWPLVKNAYIHLIDPRLDDELSETWYNSLFCSLFSHDLISDGCMFIHTTRPSMRSRERAAQTRTYRPDGGLKGLLRAVFSDYPFDVPYGDLEGDLVRLEDQLRDCLPDWVCKDPTLALELFVPVLYRNKGAYLVGRLFNSDEQWPLVIPLLHREGHGIEADALITDEAEVSIIFSFTRSYFMVDVPVPAEFVNFLKRILPGKHIAELYTSIGFYKHGKSEFYRALINHLASSDDRFVMAPGVRGMVMSVFTLPGFNTVFKIIKDRFSPSKTVDRATVIDKYRLVKSVDRVGRMADTQEFADFRFPRSKFEPECLAELLEVAPSTVALEGDTVLIRHCWTERRMTPLNLYLEHASEGQVLEALEDYGLAIKQLAAANIFPGDMLLKNFGVTRHGRVVFYDYDEISFLTEVNFRHIPPPRYPEDEMSGEPWYSIGPHDVFPEEFPPFLFADIGQRRLFSRLHGELYDADYWKGLQAAIRDGKVIDVFPYRRKGR, from the coding sequence ATGCCCCAGCCCTGGCCCGCTGTCGAAATCGCCCGGACGATCCTTGCCGGCTTCGACGACTACCGCGACCACTTCCAGCGCATCACCCTCGGTGCCCGCCAGCGCTTCGAGCAGGCGCGCTGGCAGGATATCCAGCGTGCCGCCGCCGCCCGTATCAATCTCTATGAAGAGAAGGTCGCCGAGGTCAACGGCTGGCTGCGCCAGAGCTTTGCCGAGGACGTGCTGCTGGATGTGGAGCAATGGCCGTTGGTGAAGAACGCCTATATCCACCTGATCGACCCAAGGCTGGACGACGAGCTGTCCGAGACCTGGTACAACTCGCTGTTCTGCAGCCTGTTCAGCCACGACCTGATCAGCGACGGCTGCATGTTCATCCACACCACCCGACCGTCCATGCGCAGCCGTGAGCGCGCCGCGCAAACCCGTACCTATCGGCCTGACGGTGGGCTCAAGGGCCTGCTGCGGGCGGTGTTCAGCGATTACCCGTTCGATGTGCCGTACGGCGACCTGGAGGGCGACCTGGTGCGCCTGGAGGATCAGTTGCGCGACTGCCTGCCGGACTGGGTATGCAAGGATCCGACCTTGGCGTTGGAGCTGTTTGTGCCGGTGCTTTACCGCAACAAGGGTGCATACCTGGTCGGCCGTCTGTTCAACAGCGATGAGCAATGGCCGCTGGTAATCCCGCTGCTGCACCGCGAAGGGCACGGTATCGAGGCCGATGCGCTGATCACCGACGAGGCCGAGGTGTCGATCATCTTTTCCTTCACCCGCTCGTACTTCATGGTCGATGTGCCGGTGCCTGCGGAGTTCGTCAACTTCCTCAAACGCATCTTGCCGGGCAAGCACATTGCCGAGCTGTATACCTCCATCGGTTTCTACAAGCATGGCAAGTCGGAGTTCTACCGGGCGCTGATCAACCACCTGGCCAGCAGCGACGACCGCTTCGTCATGGCGCCCGGGGTGCGCGGCATGGTCATGAGCGTGTTCACCCTGCCGGGCTTCAACACCGTGTTCAAGATCATCAAGGACCGTTTTTCACCGTCGAAGACGGTCGACCGTGCCACGGTGATAGACAAGTACCGGCTGGTGAAAAGCGTCGACCGCGTCGGGCGCATGGCCGATACCCAGGAGTTCGCCGATTTTCGATTCCCGCGTAGCAAGTTCGAGCCGGAGTGCCTGGCCGAACTGCTGGAGGTGGCGCCATCGACCGTGGCGCTGGAGGGTGACACGGTGCTGATCCGCCACTGCTGGACCGAGCGGCGCATGACGCCGCTGAACCTGTACCTGGAACACGCCAGCGAGGGCCAGGTGCTGGAGGCCCTGGAGGATTACGGCCTGGCCATCAAGCAGCTGGCGGCGGCGAATATCTTCCCTGGCGACATGCTGCTGAAGAACTTTGGCGTAACCCGCCATGGCCGGGTGGTGTTCTATGACTATGACGAGATCAGCTTCCTGACCGAGGTGAACTTCCGCCATATCCCGCCGCCGCGTTACCCGGAGGACGAGATGTCGGGCGAGCCGTGGTACTCGATCGGGCCGCATGACGTGTTCCCCGAGGAGTTTCCGCCGTTCCTGTTTGCCGATATCGGCCAGCGGCGCTTGTTCAGCCGCCTGCATGGGGAGTTGTACGACGCGGATTACTGGAAGGGGCTGCAGGCGGCGATTCGTGACGGGAAGGTGATCGATGTGTTTCCGTATAGGCGCAAGGGGCGGTGA
- a CDS encoding DUF6279 family lipoprotein yields the protein MPLRLSKALLVAIGCALALAACSRIDLAYRNLDRLVPWSLGDYLAMNSEQKAMLDDRLREHLAWHCKTQLPGYLDWLDRVRGMVADDQVTDQSLQQRTREAREAIGRVAEEITPSATELLRGMSDAQVAEMREAFREDISERQKKYVDTPLDKQIARRTERMEKRLTPWFGELTAVQKQRVQAWSQALGDQNREWIANRAHWQQQLLLAMNQRNDASFEPRLATLLQRKESLWTPEYRAAYQNTEQQARSLLVDLVHQSTPQQRRYLLERLSKVRTDFSELKCLKG from the coding sequence ATGCCGCTACGCCTGTCCAAAGCCCTGCTCGTCGCCATCGGCTGCGCCCTGGCCCTGGCCGCCTGCAGCCGTATCGACCTGGCCTACCGCAACCTCGACCGCCTGGTGCCGTGGTCGCTGGGCGACTACCTGGCCATGAACAGCGAGCAGAAGGCCATGCTTGACGACCGCCTGCGGGAGCACCTGGCCTGGCATTGCAAGACCCAGCTGCCTGGTTACCTCGACTGGCTGGACCGGGTACGCGGCATGGTCGCCGACGACCAGGTGACCGACCAATCCCTGCAGCAGCGTACCCGCGAAGCCCGCGAGGCGATTGGCCGGGTAGCCGAGGAAATCACCCCTTCGGCCACCGAGCTGCTGCGCGGCATGAGCGATGCCCAGGTGGCGGAGATGCGCGAGGCGTTCCGCGAAGACATCAGCGAACGGCAGAAGAAGTATGTGGATACGCCGTTGGACAAGCAGATCGCCCGCCGTACCGAACGCATGGAGAAACGCCTGACGCCGTGGTTTGGCGAGCTGACCGCGGTACAGAAGCAGCGCGTGCAGGCCTGGTCCCAGGCGCTGGGCGACCAGAACCGCGAATGGATCGCCAACCGCGCGCACTGGCAGCAGCAATTGCTGCTGGCGATGAACCAGCGCAACGACGCCAGCTTCGAGCCGCGCCTGGCAACGCTGTTGCAGCGCAAGGAGAGTTTGTGGACGCCGGAGTACCGGGCGGCGTATCAGAATACCGAGCAGCAGGCGCGCAGCTTGCTGGTGGACCTGGTGCACCAGAGTACCCCGCAGCAGCGGCGGTACCTGCTGGAACGGTTGAGCAAGGTGCGTACCGATTTCAGTGAATTGAAGTGTTTGAAGGGGTAA
- a CDS encoding TonB-dependent siderophore receptor: MSKSLPGPLNPLAKALLIRHSLRPQRALTRISLGLAISAAMVAQVQAQEWTLDIPAQSMNSALQALARQTDTQLLYSPEDISGLRSTALKGRHDLQSSLRTLLQGTGLRYQIDGNTVTVTASSGAQAGQVELSATNVNSVGLGATTEGTGSYTTGVTNTATKMNLSIRETPQSISVITRQRMDDQQLNSVTQVLNQTPGITMSQDGGLRYNIYSRGSAINTYQLDGVTTTQENQTRNMPSTLLDMTLYDRVEIVRGATGLMTGAGEPGGVVNLIRKRPTREFQSHIQGTVGSWDSYRSEVDVSGPLTEGGNLRGRMVAAKQKSGSFRDWYKEDKDILYGVLEADLNDDTLVRFGVDYQKFKATGSPGVPLLFTNGKQTNFSRSTSSGARWMYDELETTNYFMAAEHTFANDWQIKLAANYMDSNRDNYNGSYQTSSGRAWINEETGAARMLRYNAEADQTQRGLDLTLQGPFSLFGRTHEFITGFNYQDYKNDHTGYDVGTTTVNFYDWDNYLPRPTETGALGEILNIKSSQRGTYAAFKFNLMDDLNVIVGARTSDYDYDYYYWPTSFGSPDVKMHERGEVTPYAGIIYDLTPEQSVYASYTDIFKPQSNLDRNGSVIGPVIGSNYEVGWKGAFYDGRLNASTALFLVKRDNLAVEDSGEIVQGTLDQQAYKGAKGTETKGIDLELSGEVLPGWQVMTSYSHARTEDADGVRQLTQYSMDTFRFWNTYRFQGDWNRLTVGGGVSWNSSMSLYYNSLKARATQDDYTVASLMARYQVTDHLAATLNLNNIFDEKYYSGIGGSVGHYGDPRNATMSLRYDF, from the coding sequence ATGTCCAAGTCCCTCCCCGGCCCGCTCAACCCGCTTGCCAAAGCATTACTGATCCGTCATTCCCTTCGTCCCCAGCGCGCGCTCACACGCATCAGCCTGGGCCTGGCGATATCCGCTGCGATGGTTGCCCAGGTGCAGGCGCAGGAGTGGACACTGGATATTCCCGCGCAGTCGATGAACTCGGCGTTGCAGGCACTGGCCAGGCAGACCGATACCCAGTTGCTGTACAGCCCGGAGGACATCAGTGGGCTGCGCTCCACGGCCCTCAAGGGCCGGCATGACCTGCAGTCTTCGTTGCGGACATTGCTGCAAGGCACCGGGCTGCGTTACCAGATCGATGGCAACACCGTGACGGTGACGGCCAGTTCGGGCGCACAGGCCGGCCAGGTCGAGCTTTCGGCGACCAACGTCAATAGCGTGGGCCTTGGTGCCACTACCGAAGGCACGGGCTCCTACACCACCGGTGTGACCAACACCGCCACCAAGATGAACCTGTCGATCCGTGAAACGCCCCAGTCGATCAGCGTGATCACCCGCCAGCGCATGGACGACCAGCAGCTCAACAGCGTGACCCAGGTGCTCAACCAGACCCCCGGCATCACCATGTCCCAGGACGGTGGCCTGCGCTACAACATCTATTCCCGCGGCAGTGCCATCAACACCTACCAGCTTGACGGCGTGACCACCACCCAGGAAAACCAGACCCGCAACATGCCCAGCACGTTGCTGGACATGACCCTTTACGACCGCGTCGAAATCGTCCGCGGCGCCACCGGCCTGATGACCGGCGCGGGTGAACCCGGCGGCGTGGTCAACCTCATTCGCAAACGCCCGACCCGCGAATTCCAGTCGCATATCCAGGGCACTGTCGGCTCCTGGGACTCCTACCGCAGCGAAGTCGATGTTTCCGGCCCCTTGACCGAGGGTGGCAACCTGCGCGGGCGCATGGTGGCGGCCAAGCAGAAAAGCGGCAGCTTTCGCGACTGGTACAAGGAAGACAAAGACATCCTCTACGGCGTTCTCGAAGCGGACCTGAACGACGACACCTTGGTACGTTTCGGCGTCGACTACCAGAAGTTCAAAGCCACCGGTTCACCGGGTGTACCGCTGTTGTTCACCAACGGCAAGCAGACCAACTTTTCCCGCTCTACCAGTTCCGGCGCCCGCTGGATGTACGACGAGCTGGAAACCACCAACTATTTCATGGCCGCCGAGCATACCTTCGCCAATGACTGGCAAATCAAGCTGGCCGCGAACTACATGGATTCCAATCGCGATAACTACAACGGCTCTTATCAGACCTCTTCGGGCCGAGCGTGGATCAATGAAGAAACCGGCGCTGCGCGAATGCTGCGTTACAACGCTGAAGCCGACCAGACCCAGCGTGGCCTGGACCTGACACTGCAAGGGCCTTTTTCCCTGTTCGGGCGTACTCACGAGTTCATCACCGGCTTCAACTACCAGGATTACAAGAACGATCACACCGGTTATGACGTCGGCACCACAACCGTCAACTTCTATGACTGGGACAACTACCTGCCTCGGCCAACCGAGACTGGCGCACTTGGGGAAATTCTCAACATCAAGAGCAGCCAGCGCGGCACCTACGCGGCATTCAAGTTCAACCTGATGGATGACCTGAACGTAATCGTAGGCGCGCGCACCTCCGACTATGACTACGACTATTACTACTGGCCTACCTCATTCGGATCGCCGGACGTCAAGATGCACGAGCGGGGTGAAGTAACACCGTACGCGGGCATCATCTATGACCTGACCCCAGAGCAATCGGTGTATGCCAGCTATACCGATATCTTCAAGCCACAGTCCAACCTCGATCGTAACGGTTCGGTCATTGGCCCTGTCATAGGCAGCAACTACGAAGTGGGCTGGAAAGGGGCGTTCTACGACGGGCGTCTGAACGCCAGTACGGCACTGTTCCTGGTCAAGCGTGACAACCTGGCGGTGGAGGACAGCGGTGAGATCGTGCAAGGCACGCTCGACCAACAAGCCTACAAGGGCGCAAAGGGTACCGAGACCAAGGGTATCGACCTGGAGTTGTCGGGTGAGGTCTTGCCTGGTTGGCAAGTCATGACCAGTTACAGCCATGCCCGCACGGAAGACGCCGATGGCGTGCGCCAGCTGACGCAATATTCCATGGACACCTTCCGCTTCTGGAACACCTATCGCTTCCAGGGTGACTGGAACAGGCTGACCGTGGGTGGCGGGGTGTCCTGGAACTCCAGCATGTCGCTCTACTACAACAGCCTCAAAGCCCGAGCCACCCAGGATGACTACACGGTTGCCAGCCTGATGGCGCGCTATCAGGTCACCGACCATCTGGCCGCCACCTTGAACCTGAACAATATCTTCGACGAGAAGTACTACTCGGGTATCGGCGGCAGTGTTGGCCATTACGGTGACCCGCGTAATGCCACCATGAGCCTGCGCTACGACTTCTAG
- a CDS encoding DUF4265 domain-containing protein: MNDAYKKVLFRLEQDENGYPPASVEGLWAKAVEGGYAVDNIPFHVYGIAPGDVIGTREEAGETWFAELRRSSGSSVFRVIVKPPETLDQVRAALHDFGCNCETEQAVKMLAVEVPPQRSLDTLLYYLLTQREAGLLDFEEGVLRHAIPEEFR, from the coding sequence ATGAACGACGCGTACAAGAAGGTCCTGTTCCGCCTGGAGCAGGACGAAAACGGCTACCCGCCCGCCTCGGTCGAGGGCCTGTGGGCCAAGGCCGTGGAAGGCGGCTATGCCGTCGACAACATTCCCTTCCATGTCTACGGCATCGCCCCGGGCGACGTGATCGGCACCCGTGAGGAAGCCGGCGAAACCTGGTTCGCCGAACTGCGCCGCAGCAGCGGCAGCTCGGTGTTCCGGGTGATCGTCAAGCCCCCGGAAACCCTGGACCAGGTACGCGCGGCCTTGCACGACTTCGGCTGCAACTGCGAAACCGAGCAGGCGGTGAAGATGCTGGCGGTCGAGGTCCCGCCGCAGCGCTCGCTCGACACCTTGCTCTACTACCTGCTCACCCAGCGCGAAGCCGGCCTGCTGGACTTCGAGGAAGGCGTACTGCGCCACGCCATCCCCGAAGAGTTCCGCTAG
- a CDS encoding DMT family transporter encodes MSPIALARLLTLAAVWGASFLFMRIIAPELGTVPTAFFRVSIACLGLVALLAAARVRWDFQGKLGACLVLGMINSGIPATFYSVAAQVLPAGYSAIFNATTPLMGVLVGVLFFREPMTLAKLCGIFLGLFGVGILSGAGPVALDLALLQGALACLAATTCYGFAGFLARRWVSGLDSRLSALGSMLGATLMLSPLFAWSALSQPPASWGGWQVWLSLLGLGLLCTAFAYILYFRLLEEIGPVKASTVTFLIPVFGVLWGAWLLDEPLSMAHLYGGLLIGVALWLVLRPARS; translated from the coding sequence GTGAGCCCCATCGCCCTAGCCCGCCTGCTGACCCTTGCCGCCGTCTGGGGGGCGAGCTTCCTGTTCATGCGCATCATCGCCCCCGAACTGGGCACGGTGCCGACGGCGTTCTTCCGCGTGTCCATCGCCTGCCTGGGCCTGGTTGCACTGCTCGCTGCCGCCCGCGTGCGCTGGGACTTCCAGGGCAAGCTCGGGGCCTGCCTGGTGCTGGGCATGATCAATTCCGGTATTCCCGCCACGTTCTACTCCGTGGCCGCCCAGGTGCTGCCCGCCGGCTACTCGGCAATCTTCAACGCCACCACACCGCTGATGGGTGTGCTGGTCGGCGTGCTGTTCTTCCGCGAACCGATGACCCTGGCCAAGCTCTGCGGCATCTTCCTCGGCCTGTTCGGCGTCGGCATCCTCAGCGGTGCCGGCCCGGTGGCCCTGGACCTGGCCCTGCTGCAAGGCGCCCTCGCCTGCCTGGCGGCCACCACCTGCTACGGCTTTGCCGGCTTCCTCGCCCGCCGCTGGGTCAGCGGCCTGGACAGCCGCCTGTCGGCACTGGGCAGCATGCTCGGCGCCACCCTGATGCTGAGCCCGCTGTTCGCCTGGAGCGCGCTGAGCCAGCCACCCGCCAGCTGGGGCGGCTGGCAGGTGTGGCTGTCGCTGCTCGGCCTGGGCCTGCTGTGCACAGCGTTCGCCTACATCCTGTACTTCCGCCTGCTGGAGGAGATCGGCCCGGTCAAGGCCAGTACCGTGACCTTCCTGATCCCGGTATTCGGCGTATTGTGGGGGGCATGGCTGCTGGACGAGCCGCTGTCGATGGCGCACCTGTACGGTGGCCTGCTGATTGGCGTGGCATTGTGGCTGGTGCTGCGTCCGGCGCGCAGCTGA